Genomic window (Candidatus Binatia bacterium):
CTACACGAGCTCGAGCGGCGCGACGCTGCGCGTCGAAACGCGCGGCAACGGGCTCGCGCTCGTCGACGGCCCGAAGACGGTCGCGCTCTACCCGCGCGGCGACGACGAGTTCTGGGCCGACGACCCGAGTTACGCGCAGTATCTGCTCGCGTTCGGGCGCGACAAGAGCGGCCGCATCGTCGAGATGAACTACGGCGCGCAGTGGTTTCCAAACGAGCGCTACGGCGGGCCGCGCACCTTCACGCACCCCGCGTCGTGGGACGCGCTCGTCGGCCGCTACGAGAACGTCTACCTCGGAGATCCGATCGTCACTCGCGTGATCGTCGTCAAGGACCGCCTGACGCTCGACGGAACCGATGCGCTGCGACCGCTTCCGGACGGCGGCTTCGCGATCGGAACCTCCACCGTGCGCTTCGACGCCTATGCCGGCACGGTGCCGCAGCGCCTCACGATCGACGACGGCCACTTCTACCGCGTCGAACTACCGTAACGAATGCGAAAGGCGAGAACATGAAAGCCATCGTCTGCGAGCGTCTCGGCGATCCGGGATCCCTCAAAGAGATTCCGACGCCCCAGCCGGGACCGCACGAGCTGTTGATCCGCGTGATCGCGGCGGGCGTCAATCCGATCGACTGGAAACGGCGCGAACGCCCGGAGACGACGTTCCCGCTCGTGCTCGGCCAGGATTTCGCCGGCGTCGTGAGCGCGACGGGCAATCGAGTTACGAAGTACGCCGAGGGGCAGCGCGTCTTCGGCATCGCGTGGGGTCACGGTTCGTTCGCCGAGTACACGATCGCACCCGAGGACGACCGTCAGCGGCCGATCGCAAAAATTCCCGACGTGGTCGGCGACGCCGACGCTGCGTCGCTGCCGACGGCCGGCGCGACCGCGCTCGGCGGCCTCGACGCGCTGAACGTGACCGCCGGCACGACGCTGCTGGTGCTCGGCGCGACGGGCGGCGTCGGCGGCTTCGCGGCGCGGATCGCGAAGGACCGCGGCGCGCGCGTGATCGGCACCGGCAGCGCGGCGAACGAAGGCCTCGCGGCGTCGCTCGGCCTCGACGAATACGTCGCCTACGATCGCGGCGACGTCGTCGAGGCGGTGAAGGCGCTCTGCCCGAACGGCGTCGACGCGGCGTACGACCTCGTGGACGGCGCCGCGGCGCTCGAGCGCGTCGCGACGCTCGTGCGCGACGGCGGCGCGATCGCGTCGACGATCGGGGCCGCGGACGAAGCGGCGCTCGCGCGGCGCAACGTGACGGGCCGGAACATCTACGCGATGGAGACGCCCGCGTGGTCGCACGCGGGCCTGCGCACGCTGCTCGATTTGTTGGAGCGCGGCGTGATCGGCGTGAGGATCGCCCGCGAGCTCCCGCTCTCCGAGGCGGTCGAGGGCCTCGAAGAGAGCAAAGCCGGCCGCGTGAACGGCAGGCTCGTGATTATGGTGTGACTATTTGTTCTTGAAGCGGGCGACGCGCTTTTCGTTGTAGGCGGCGAGGCCTTCTTTCGCGTCCTCGCTCTTGAAGAGCAGCGATTGAAGCTCGCGCTCGAGCGCGAGCGCGTCTTGCAACGGTAACTCGGCGCCGGTCTGCACGCTGCGCTTGATGTGCCCGACGGCCATCGGCGCTTTGTTCGGCGAGCAGAACTGCTTCGCGTAGTCGGTGACCTGCTCGCGGAACTCTTGCGCGCTGCCTTCGTAGAGATCGTTGATCATGCCCCAGTCGAGCGCCTGTTCGAAACTGACGGTCTTTCCGGTCGCCATCATCTCGATCGCGCGCGACTTTCCGACGAGGCGGGCGAGGCGCTGCGTTCCGCCGGTTCCCGGCAACACGCCGAGCGCGACCTCGGGCAGCCCGATCTTGCCGGCGTCCTTGCGCGCGACGCGAATGTCGGCCGCCATCGCGATCTCGAGCCCGCCGCCGACGCAGTGGCCGTTGAGCGCGGCGATCACGAGCTTCGGCGTCTGCTCGAGGCGCGCGAGCGTCTCGTTCGCGTGGAGGCAGAACATGTACTTGAACTCGGGCGTGACCTGGTTGAGCATGCCGATGTTCGCGCCGGCCGAGAAGAACTTCTCGCCTTTGCCGGTGAGCACGATCACTTCGACGTCCGAGTCGAAGCGCGCATCCAAGATCGCCTCGTCGAGCTGGCGCATCATCTCGTGCGTGTACGTGTTCGCCGGCGGATCGTCCATCTCGACGAACGCGACGTGTTCGTCTTTGCTATAGTTGATGACGCGCTTGCCGTCGTGCGCGCGCCGCTCCCGCCCGAACGGCGTCTGCTGCGCTCCATTGACCGTCGTACTCATGCCAGGCTTCCCTTCGGTGCGATCCAGTTGGGGTCTTTGAAGTACTCTTTGAGTTTGGCCTCGTCGGCCTCACTGGGAAGAACCGTTGGGGCGTATGCCGCCCATTCCTCTTCCGTCAGTTTGCGGCCCTCGACCGAATAGCGCTCGCCGGCGTAATCGCCGATCTTCCGGTTGAAGCGCATGTCGGGTGCGTAGAGCTTCGTCTCGCTTGGGTTGACCTCGTTCACGCGCTCGATCGTTGCGGCCGCCTCGTCGTAGAACTGCCGCCGGGCACGTTCGTTGAGATGCTCCTTATCGACGCCGTCGGCCGTCTTGTCTTCGTCGACGCGGCCCTTGATGCCCCAGGTGTAGGCCCATTGCGCCGAGCCGGAGTGGTCGGTTCCGAAGAGGTCGAGCGAACCCGAGAACCATTTGTTGTAATACTTCTGCTGCAGTTCGACGGGAATGACGCCGGCCTTCGCGATGCGGCGCAGGCCCGTGATGCCCGTGCCCATGTGGAACGATTCCTCGCGCAGCATCGGGCCCATCGAAGCGGCGAGCGGGGCGAAGCTCGAGTGCGAGAGCATCGTCAGTTGGAACTTTCCGTCGCGATCCATGAAGTTCGTGTACGCGAAGAAGTCGAGCCAGTGCGTCACGTCGTCGTTGAACGCGTTGAGCAGCCGGTTCTTCTTGCCGAAGGCGCGGCGCTCGAGCATCTTCTGCGCCTCGATCTTGCCTTCGCTCCCGAAATGCTCGACCATCAGGTGGCACATCTGGTAGCCGTGACGCGTCTCCTCGACCATGATGCGCACGAGCGCGGCGAGGTCGTACTCGGTCGGCGCGTTGTTGACGAGAAAGCGCTGCTGCTCGTTCGAGGCGAACTCGGTGTCGCCCTGATAGACAACCATGTTGAGCACCGCGTCGCGCATTCGCTGATCGGGAATCTCGCGCACGCGCTCCCAGCGGCGATCGCCCTTGAAATCGCCGAAGTAAATCTCGGGCGTCGGCAACTCGCCGTACTTCGCTTCGAACTCGTACCCGGGCATGAAGCGGTCGACGAGCTCCCGGTCGAGGCCGATATCGCGCCTCCACTCGTCGAGCATTACGATCCAGTCGTCAAAGGTCGAAATTCGATTCATGACTCCGCCTTCCAGCGTATAACGGATTTTTCTCGGTCGGTGGGAATAGCGTTATACTAAGGCTGGGATGGGACGATGTCAATGAGGGTAACGGCGCCGGCGCCCCCGGCTCGCCCGGTGGCGAGACCGGCTTCCTTTATCTTTACGCTCTACGGCGATATGGTCGGTCGCTTGACCGCCGACGGTTCGCTCTGGATCGGCGCCCTGATCCCGCTCATGGCCTCGTTCGGCGTCTCTGCGGCGGCGGTGCGCCAGGCCGTCTCGCGGATGTCCCGTCAGGGCTGGCTCGTAGCCCGGCGCGAGAAGAACCGCGCGTTCTACTCGGTCACGCCCCGCGGCCGGCGGCGGATCGAGGAGCTGAGCCCACGCATCTACGGGCCGGTCATCGAGTGGGACGGGCGTTGGCGCCTGCTCAGCTACGCAATCGGGGAGAAGCACCGCAAGCGGCGCGAGCGGCTGCGAAAGGAATTGGCGGCGCTCGGCTGGGCGCTTCTCTCGCCGTCGACGTGGATCTCGCCGTCCGATACGCTCGAGGCCGCGCGCGAGGCGGCGACCGCTACGCGCACGCTCGACGCGGTCAACCTCTTCAGCAGCGAGTATCGCGGGCCGCTCAGCGACCGAGAACTTCTCGAGCGCTGCTGGGATATCGAGGCGATCGCCTCGGCCTACCGCGCGTTCATCGCGCGCTACGAGCCGCATCTCGCCCGCGAGCGCGAGCGGCACGACCTCGGCGACGAGGCGGCGCTCGTCGAGCGGCTCTGGCTCGTCCACGATTACCGGAAGTTTGCCTACATCGACCCCGGGCTGCCCAGCGAGCTGCTGCCGGCTCACTGGCCGGGCACGGCGGCCGCCGCGCTCTTCC
Coding sequences:
- a CDS encoding NADP-dependent oxidoreductase; the encoded protein is MKAIVCERLGDPGSLKEIPTPQPGPHELLIRVIAAGVNPIDWKRRERPETTFPLVLGQDFAGVVSATGNRVTKYAEGQRVFGIAWGHGSFAEYTIAPEDDRQRPIAKIPDVVGDADAASLPTAGATALGGLDALNVTAGTTLLVLGATGGVGGFAARIAKDRGARVIGTGSAANEGLAASLGLDEYVAYDRGDVVEAVKALCPNGVDAAYDLVDGAAALERVATLVRDGGAIASTIGAADEAALARRNVTGRNIYAMETPAWSHAGLRTLLDLLERGVIGVRIARELPLSEAVEGLEESKAGRVNGRLVIMV
- a CDS encoding enoyl-CoA hydratase/isomerase family protein, yielding MSTTVNGAQQTPFGRERRAHDGKRVINYSKDEHVAFVEMDDPPANTYTHEMMRQLDEAILDARFDSDVEVIVLTGKGEKFFSAGANIGMLNQVTPEFKYMFCLHANETLARLEQTPKLVIAALNGHCVGGGLEIAMAADIRVARKDAGKIGLPEVALGVLPGTGGTQRLARLVGKSRAIEMMATGKTVSFEQALDWGMINDLYEGSAQEFREQVTDYAKQFCSPNKAPMAVGHIKRSVQTGAELPLQDALALERELQSLLFKSEDAKEGLAAYNEKRVARFKNK
- a CDS encoding Phenylacetic acid catabolic protein — protein: MNRISTFDDWIVMLDEWRRDIGLDRELVDRFMPGYEFEAKYGELPTPEIYFGDFKGDRRWERVREIPDQRMRDAVLNMVVYQGDTEFASNEQQRFLVNNAPTEYDLAALVRIMVEETRHGYQMCHLMVEHFGSEGKIEAQKMLERRAFGKKNRLLNAFNDDVTHWLDFFAYTNFMDRDGKFQLTMLSHSSFAPLAASMGPMLREESFHMGTGITGLRRIAKAGVIPVELQQKYYNKWFSGSLDLFGTDHSGSAQWAYTWGIKGRVDEDKTADGVDKEHLNERARRQFYDEAAATIERVNEVNPSETKLYAPDMRFNRKIGDYAGERYSVEGRKLTEEEWAAYAPTVLPSEADEAKLKEYFKDPNWIAPKGSLA
- a CDS encoding PaaX family transcriptional regulator C-terminal domain-containing protein, producing the protein MSMRVTAPAPPARPVARPASFIFTLYGDMVGRLTADGSLWIGALIPLMASFGVSAAAVRQAVSRMSRQGWLVARREKNRAFYSVTPRGRRRIEELSPRIYGPVIEWDGRWRLLSYAIGEKHRKRRERLRKELAALGWALLSPSTWISPSDTLEAAREAATATRTLDAVNLFSSEYRGPLSDRELLERCWDIEAIASAYRAFIARYEPHLARERERHDLGDEAALVERLWLVHDYRKFAYIDPGLPSELLPAHWPGTAAAALFREYYALLDAKSQRYFHLCTQG